The Apis mellifera strain DH4 linkage group LG8, Amel_HAv3.1, whole genome shotgun sequence genome contains a region encoding:
- the LOC409243 gene encoding centromere-associated protein E isoform X1: MSKAIEDDERRRRSLEAGREILEKYKAEKASKVQGTSYNQMDEISDEESFRNDKSIGHRESYVHEGVSSRDVTQSSVSMSEGEADGDLEGLAGRVAQLEELLQGKEAIVEALNAEIDHLRAEASSPNSSQSQNSSIPSRDVIPLYHTKLQEFEKAVNQRDNLIEELMWSLQQAISARDNFASQLNALNAMEIPCKDNTSSMNNKSLQEKIDTLEKTLNDQRSMIQKLNSQLAQNLEHVQTLEMERETRVAEINDYKLQINNLNEQIRVSAADKNLNITETLEQQKQYEARVDKIKQDMQHILKKFTTETNINTTRHQQELKDLATKHEKEIINIQDKYEEEIKQLKEENKILADRLNKELPDLDTRHAKELSIFQTQLTHYKKTVEALKLELMNRSESQQIAQTELNEYKSKFNEFKVQSERARHILNLENQKEKEMLSEQIKLHKLQLEEITSKYIAVTAILESKESIERSLEQALSNAAMLKEENESLKFKLDDLSSRYSAAQSLIENSQTHEKTLSNRIYDLEKSLSRLSGINMSTLSELNETTYQTFDEVAVQYQLTKQKLEEKAELEKLLIQRIEGLEEDIRKSKEELEQTDLIKKSYEKQLKDMKNVCDKYKSELISLKKNELDDQSSLLLEEELKLSNQNMKDTVNDLLHKIEEDQQEIKKFKIILEQKETEFAECIKKMYDLTDKLKKSEQEREQLKNGLATAWAQCAEVEEKLNQTLALNDSKLDISVPSSSYNSALMKQYKLDRIVDDSVSMMHDQSLDKNKTLSEKNENLDSSNKRVSLQGKLTFVLEENERLRKELEHLNQQTDYEEIKSKLKYYISLSENLTTEKEQKMEENRVLKKKLDNLYLLKESINQLRSEKETLRKEIETLIHVHDEQINAIKTETTSEIRKVQSLMLGLKEGTTELNDLKIELEKRHAKEMEELRMYFEQKCLLMEKQYSEEIFSQQSKKMSDNDSEIADITEDLYFGGAGDCLNVSNISEHNSRLGSPIGDEQSKYSSKNFNTYNKSELEYEIKTLQQELQNKIIEGQEMKLNYEKALEDQKNIYEKELYNNKERKHGFLRNMVNQHCQTEWDAGALENGELTQLRAAYNHQLEEQVALAKLDIINALQEQIQVLLTIESDVEDNWPIELLELRDKLTGNAKKEMQLLKNTHIEEVQHLKEEHSRTVTKMIDCHREELNKIKSEYLQNYCGDRSLLIDNKIFEERNNLTKTCTTLKTLIEELIKYFIVCEEEINNTLFTEITKKQLSDSVNNEKTMQFDETEGLKCNELKMSSKKDSLNLSEMIVRKVHFAPKTTEIVSIINSNVETLPTILEEDDNITEKLKQELNNCILRLKSESAEILNTSSIEGKLSSKDTFWLNKMNEELNLKLHHAETLIMGYQEEIDHQKMTIFDLQRKLVNAENKKETITEGYGENYDVGIDTTLQDFSQLQEKVRHVLSNGGGDCTELLQLIDELSRQSDKLMEEAKKEKEDLQQQQVPLEPTPTPYIHRVCHRKIEAADKQLKATRKFLDEQASEREAERDEAAKQIHILQEQLKEREREKERDQRITSEQSTLSPEATSDIPTLQASDIDATVEVLESQMREMSSLMSDTEAKKNETESELKAAIDKIWVLREIITDLEQQLQIKTEKEESLQLQINQLETVIAAQTKNQHELVQELDAVKMGSESKQLNEHIIHLQEELRKHKLSSEQFNVNSAALKQMKTELRDMQNQLDKRIKELESAHMCSSNLSLSQPSEDVSIRDQIDATRCPTPDDPTAPPMLPLDQLLKLKEKMLKHARAEEVAFKRIKDLELQVTALRNQNEELQAEQEILQQTASEQLFQIQSMRGRLEQHKQSAPFAQRQATSRLELQLHEANTKFQSLERTIADKDLELKDMKNQLDRINQLLQEKQAEIANVVQVESVTIQKLKEHLEVVEEEKKILQAKVGVQEHAQLELPKLIDSMLADKNEEIDHLKEQLSKKEKQLEMYSSLNLDETQLRELARQTEAKNSARTLSDILSIHSECEETAEAIRGINTTQNLPNVSTFKVPFTLKNIDDSIVPLMDSAKMIHPQVPPLDLGSQSLSATSSQQSGMLDLLHSGLELKTSSSENNLSNDKTDHVTQSRQERQKSPEKHIDEKNDSNKSCVTSIKYTQTSINETLNEMEKLENQLQIMKEELNTKSAILNKKENDLITLQKHYDELQTEFKEVIETLSRDKYFYQNQYELSRVSENKIKKDLQEIENVLKLKDEEIQDHKNKMQMNERIIMELNSENIKLKKNIEEKEQELEQTRKYTTLLHEKIKEVQNFRDIILDKDITIETIQTRNIEIENENKQLYEFKTKYQSIKQELLECQTEIQRLTEGLNNRDQIIRRLEEMARRTSVSETSSPSNEKDQEIHHLQEYLKEKDKMIRQMNDDGKNLHKALEIIQNKMKESGNVVELRKKLKDEKKLTAELRDMVDKMSKELSDLKLIAQRSQDDTDIEDMVQRELNLSVHLDKQIMNAIESDTKTHKTECEKQHNSAPYQDMELKLKLIQANKINEELKKLKDDLEIEREMLKCQIAEYENRIFQLKSDLTEESKKVVKLDDELSSEKKLMRMLKIEIEKEHRTMQIEHIRNSELIDFLQNKQKNSLDNEAKLKNELNLLRQEYKNLEMQLSLMKEHVQSQKADDLPKLTDLLENERKKYLLLMENFEKEEKNNVELKDTLKKLQIEKNRIEKQLEVEEEKKENLISNLILIEGTKDHLQTDLRRTKEELKAKEEECEWLQKRIKTMSDAETRRQERSTSEHNDLKASRREINNAREVIMDLEADMKQLKRELTESLEREVKLTETMETLKERESDLIKKLTTAKDEEKNLKDVITELQQDIKTYTIRELELTKELKNRFSNENVPAKFLQKIEDLTNINEKYLTEKTILQEKLMKAREEKEQLNQRIKLLESQVKRSKVPQDLNTREHTEKLQHFYGKFLRADSRRKALAYQKRYLLSIVGGYQLSEENTLSVLAQLTKVQRSYAVIGRNKKSPKVRFRSAVLVVISICRMKWLIVRWNTGKRIGVKTLLWNIDQSFLPIQKTAMNHSPPVRDKNTSNGDGGFDGFTLEQYYQRLKNIQQKLGLAMAETGNLQIIPE, translated from the exons atgagtAAAGCAATAGAAGATGATGAGCGCAGAAGACGCTCTTTGGAGGCGGGTAGAGAAATA ttggaaaaatataaggcAGAAAAGGCTAGCAAAGTTCAAGGTACAAGTTATAATCAAATGGATGAAATATCTGACGAAGAATCTTTCCGAAATGACAAATCTATTGGACATAGGGAATCTTac gTACATGAAGGAGTTTCTTCAAGAGATGTGACACAAAGCAGTGTCAGTATGAGTGAAGGAGAAGCAGATGGAGATTTAGAAGGTCTTGCAGGAAGAGTGGCtcaattagaagaattattacaaGGAAAAGAAGCCATAGTGGAAGCTTTAAATGCAGAAATAGATCATTTGAGAGCAGAAGCATCATCTCCAAATTCTTCTCAAAGCCAGAATAGTAGTATACCTAGCAGAGATGTTATACCTTTGTATCATACaaaa TTACAAGAGTTTGAAAAAGCAGTGAATCAAAGAGATAACCTAATAGAAGAATTAATGTGGTCTTTACAACAAGCAATATCTGCAAGAGATAATTTTGCTAGTCAATTGAATGCTTTGAATGCAATGGAGATACCTTGTAAGGATAATACTAGttctatgaataataaaagctTACAAGAAAAG attgatACTTTAGAAAAAACTCTAAATGATCAAAGATCAATGATACAGAAATTAAATAGTCAATTGGCTCAAAACTTAGAGCATGTACAAACTCTTGAAATGGAGAGAGAAACTAGAGTTgcagaaataaatgattataagttacaaattaataatttaaatgaacaaattCGTGTAAGTGCtgctgataaaaatttaaacatcacTGAGACTTTAGAGCAACAGAAACAATATGAAGCACGCGTAGACAAAATAAAGCAAGATATgcaacatatattaaaaaaatttacaactgaaacaaatataaatactacaCGTCATCAGCAGGAATTGAAAGATCTAGCTACTAAACatgaaaaggaaataataaatattcaagataagtatgaagaagaaataaaacaattgaaggaagagaataaaattctagCTGATCGTTTAAATAAGGAGCTGCCAGATTTGGATACTAGACATGCCAAAgaactttctatttttcaaacacAGTTAactcattataaaaaaactgtAGAAGCTTTGAAACTTGAATTAATGAATCGCTCAGAATCTCAACAAATTGCCCAAACtgaattaaacgaatataaatcgAAGTTTAATGAGTTTAAAGTACAGTCAGAAAGAGCTAGACATATTCTAAATctagaaaatcaaaaagaaaaagagatgttAAGTGAACAGATTAAGTTACATAAACTTCAATTAGAAGAGATTACTTCAAAATACATTGCAGTAACTGCAATTCTTGAATCAAAAGAAAGTATTGAACGTTCTTTGGAACAGGCTTTATCAAATGCTGCTatgttaaaagaagaaaatgaaagtttaaaatttaagctTGATGATCTCTCATCAAGATACTCAGCAGCACAATCATTAATAGAAAACAGCCAAACTCATGAAAAAACTTTGAGTAATAGGATATatgatttagaaaaatcattatctAGACTTAGTGGTATAAATATGAGTACTTTGAGTGAATTAAATGAAACCACGTATCAGACTTTTGATGAAGTGGCAGTTCAATATCAGttaacaaaacaaaaactCGAGGAGAAAGcagaattagaaaaacttcTAATTCAGAGAATTGAAGGTCTTGAAGAGGATATTCGCAAGTCAAAAGAGGAATTGGAGCAAAcagatttaattaagaaatcatatgaaaaacaacttaaagatatgaaaaatgtatGCGACAAATATAAATCCGAACTGATTTCCTTGAAAAAGAATGAGCTAGATGATCAGAGTTCCTTACTATTAGAAGAGGAATTGAAGTTATCTAATCAGAATATGAAAGATACtgttaatgatttattacataaaattgaaGAGGATCAACAAgagattaagaaatttaagataatccttgaacaaaaagaaacagaatttGCAGAGTgtataaagaaaatgtatGATTTAacagataaattgaaaaaatctgAACAAGAACGtgaacaattgaaaaatggaTTGGCCACAGCATGGGCTCAATGTGCAGAGGTAGAGGAGAAATTGAATCAAACCTTAGCTTTAAATGACAGTAAATTAGATATCTCTGTGCCATCATCCAGTTACAATAGTGCCTTGATGAagcaatataaattagatagaatTGTTGATGATTCTGTTAGTATGATGCATGATCAaagtttagataaaaataaaactttatccgaaaaaaatgaaaatcttgaTAGTAGTAATAAAAGAGTATCATTACAAGGAAAATTAACATTTGtattagaagaaaatgaacGATTACGAAAAGAATTAGAACATTTAAACCAACAAACAGActatgaagaaattaaaagcaaattgaaatattatattagtctCTCAGAAAATCTTACCACAGAAAAGGAacaaaaaatggaagaaaatagagttttgaaaaaaaaattagacaatctatatttattaaaagaatctaTAAATCAGTTAAGATCAGAAAAGGAAACTTTACGCaaagaaattgaaacattAATTCACGTTCATGATGAGCAAATAAATGCTATAAAAACTGAAACTACATCTGAAATTAGAAAAGTACAATCATTGATGTTAGGTTTAAAAGAAGGCACAACAGAACTAAATGATCTTAAAATCGAATTGGAAAAGCGACACGCAAAAGAGATGGAAGAATTGCGTATGTATTTCgaacaaaaatgtttattaatggaaaaacaatattctgaagaaatatttagtcagcaatcaaaaaaaatgtcaGATAATGACAGTGAAATTGCTGATATAACtgaagatttatatttcgGAGGTGCAGGCGATTGTTTGAATGTTTCTAATATATCCGAACATAATTCAAGACTTGGTTCTCCAATTGGAGATGAACAATCTAAATATtctagtaaaaattttaatacttacaATAAATCTGAActagaatatgaaataaaaactttacaaCAAGAATtgcaaaacaaaataatagagggacaagaaatgaaattaaattatgaaaaagctTTGGAAGaccagaaaaatatatatgaaaaagaactatacaataataaagaaaggaaacatggatttttaagaaatatggtGAATCAG CATTGTCAAACAGAATGGGATGCGGGTGCATTGGAAAACGGTGAATTAACGCAACTGCGAGCAGCCTACAACCATCAATTGGAAGAACAAGTTGCGCTAGCTAAATTGGATATTATTAATGCACTTCAAGAACAAATTCAG GTACTTTTAACGATCGAGTCGGACGTAGAAGACAATTGGCCAATAGAATTGCTAGAATTGCGAGATAAACTAACTGGtaatgcaaaaaaagaaatgcaacTGCTCAAAAATACACATATTGAAGAGGTGCAACATTTAAAAGAAGAGCATTCTCGAACTGTGACTAAGATGATTGATTGTCATCGAGAAgaacttaataaaattaaatcagaaTATCTCCAAAATTATTGTGGTGATAGAAGTTTGTTAAtagataataagatttttgaaGAAAG aaataatttaactaaaaCATGCACCACTCTTAAAActttaattgaagaattgataaaatactttattgtttgtgaagaagaaattaataacacTCTTTTTACTGAAATTACTAAAAAGCAATTATCTGATAgtgttaataatgaaaaaaccaTGCAATTTGATGAAACTGAAGGATTGAAatgtaatgaattaaaaatgagtTCAAAAAAGGATTCATTGAATTTATCTGAGATGATTGTCCGAAAGGTGCATTTTGCTCCAAAAACTACAGAAatagtttcaataataaacAGCAATGTTGAAACTTTACCAACTATTCTAGAAGAAGATGATAATataacagaaaaattaaaacaagaatTAAACAATTGCATACTTCGTTTGAAGTCTGAGAGTGCTGAAATTCTTAATACTTCATCAATTGAAGGAAAATTATCTTCGAAAGATACTTTTTggttgaataaaatgaatgaagaattaaatttgaaacttcATCATGCTGAAACTTTAATTATGGGTTACCAAGAAGAAATTGATCATCAGAAAATGACTATTTTCGATCTCCAAAGAAAGTTGGTTAATgcagagaataaaaaagaaacaatcacAGAAGGTTATGGGGAAAATTATGATGTGGGTATTGATACTACATTACAAGACTTTTCACAATTACAAGAGAAAg tcaGACATGTATTATCAAATGGAGGAGGAGATTGTACAGAATTGTTACAATTGATAGATGAATTGTCTAGACAGAGTGATAAATTGATGGAAGaagctaaaaaagaaaaggaagactTACAACAACAg CAGGTGCCTTTAGAACCTACTCCTACCCCATACATTCACAGGGTTTGCCACCGAAAG ATCGAGGCAGcagataaacaattaaaagcaACCCGTAAATTTTTGGATGAACAAGCAAGTGAAAGAGAAGCAGAGAGAGATGAAGCTGCAAAACAAATACATATTCTGCAGGAACAACTTAAAGAGCgtgaacgagagaaagaaagagatcaaCGTATCACATCTGAA CAGTCCACATTATCACCTGAAGCAACATCAGACATCCCTACGCTTCAAGCATCTGACATCGATGCAACT GTAGAAGTTCTGGAATCTCAAATGAGAGAGATGTCCTCTCTTATGTCTGATacagaagcaaaaaaaaatgaaaccgAGAGTGAACTCAAAGCAGCTATTGACAAAATCTGGGTACTTAGAGAGATTATCACAGACTTAGAACAACAGTTACAAATTAAAACtgagaaagaagaatctttGCAATTACAAATCAATCAATTAGAAACTGTGATTGCTGCACAGACTAAAAATCAGCATGAATTAGTTCAAGAATTGGATGCTGTTAAAATGGGTAGTGAAAGCAAACAACTGAATGAACACATTATTCATTTAcag GAGGAATTaagaaaacataaattaaGTTCTGAACAATTCAACGTAAATTCTGCTGCATTGAAACAAATGAAAACGGAACTTCGTGATATGCAAAATCAAttagataaaagaattaaagaattagaatCTGCACACATGTGCAGTTCCAATTTAAGTTTAAGCCAACCAAGTGAAGATGTGTCTATCAGAGATCAAATAGATGCTACACGGTGTCCTACACCAGATGATCCCACTGCTCCACCTATGTTACCTCTTGACCaacttttaaaacttaaagagaaaatgttaaaacatGCTAGAGCCGAAGAAGTAGCTTTCAAAAGAATCAAAGACTTAGAATTGCAAGTGACAGCACTTAGAAATCAAAatgaa gaaTTACAAGCAGAACAAGAAATTCTTCAACAAACAGCTTCTGAACAATTATTCCAAATACAATCAATGCGTGGTAGATTGGAACAGCATAAGCAAAGTGCTCCATTTGCTCAAAGACAAGCAACATCTCGCTTAGAATTACAACTTCATGAAgctaatacaaaatttcaatctttggAACGAACCATTGCTGATAAAGATTtagaa ttAAAGGATATGAAGAATCAATTAGATAGAATTAACCAATTATTACAAGAGAAACAAGCAGAGATTGCAAATGTGGTACAAGTAGAAAGTGTTACAATTCAAAAGTTGAAAGAACATCTGGAAGtagtagaagaagaaaaaaaaattctccag gcaAAAGTTGGCGTTCAAGAACATGCTCAATTGGAATTaccaaaattaatagatagtaTGTTAGCAGATAAAAACGAGGAAATAGATCATTTGAAAGAACAAttatccaaaaaagaaaaacaacttGAAATGTATTCTTCGCTAAATCTAGATGAAACGCAATTAAGAGAGTTAGCACGTCAAACAGAGGCAAAGAATAGTGCACGTACATTAAgcgatatattatcaattcattCGGAATGTGAAGAGACTGCAGAAGCTATTAGAGGAATTAATACAACTCAAAACTTACCTAATGTATCTACTTTTAAAGTTCCATTTactcttaaaaatatagacgATTCAATTGTGCCTTTGATGGACAGTGCTAAAATGATTCATCCTCAAGTTCCTCCTTTGGATCTTGGTTCTCAGAGCTTATCTGCAACTTCTAGTCAACAATCTGGAATGTTAGATTTGTTACACAGTGGTCTAGAATTAAAGACTTCCTCATcagaaaataatctttccaATGACAAAACTGATCATGTTACTCAGTCAAGACAAGAAAGACAGAAATCTCCAGAAAAACATATTGATGAGAAAAATGATAGTAATAAATCTTGTGTtacatcaataaaatatactcaAACATCTATTAATGAAACTTTAAATGAAATGGAGAAGTTAGAGAATCAATTGCAGATAATGAAAGaggaattaaatacaaaatcagcaattttaaataaaaaagaaaatgatttaattactttacaGAAACATTATGATGAATTACAAACAGAATTCAAAGAGGTAATAGAAACACTTTCTAGagacaaatatttctatcaaaatcaatatgaATTATCACGAGTAtcagagaataaaataaagaaagatcttcaagaaatagaaaatgttttgaaattaaaagatgaagaaatacAAGATCATAAGAACAAAATGCAAatgaatgaaagaattataatggagctgaattcagaaaatattaaattgaagaaaaatatagaagagaAGGAACAAGAATTAGAACAGACACGGAAATATACTACTTTGCTTCATGAGAAGATAAAAGAAGTGCAAAATTTTAGAGATATAATTCTTGATAAAGATATTACCATTGAAACAATTCAAACTCGCAATATTgaaatcgaaaatgaaaacaaacaaTTATACGAATTTAAGACCAAATATCAATCGATTAAACAAGAATTATTAGAATGTCAAACCGAAATTCAGAGACTGACTGAAGGTCTAAACAACAGAGATCAGATTATTAGAAGATTAGAAGAAATGGCTAGACGCACTAGCGTGTCAGAAACATCATCACCATCTAATGAAAAGGATCAAGAAATTCATCATTtgcaagaatatttaaaagaaaaagataaaatgataagACAAATGAATGATGATGGTAAGAATTTACACAAAGCtttagaaattatacaaaataaaatgaaagaatctgGAAATGTAGTGGAGTTGAGAAAAAAGTTAAAGGATGAAAAGAAGTTAACTGCTGAGTTAAGAGATATGGTGGACAAAATGAGCAAAGAGTTgtctgatttaaaattaattgcgc AACGATCACAGGATGATACTGATATTGAAGACATGGTAcaaagagaattaaatttatcagttCATTTAGACAAACAAATCATGAACGCCATTGAAAGTGACACAAAGACACATAAAACTGAATGTGAAAAACAACATAATTCTGCTCCATATCAGgatatggaattaaaattaaaactaattcaAGCTAACAAGATCaatgaagaattgaaaaaattgaaagacgatttggaaattgaaagagaaatgCTTAAATGTCAGATAGCGGAATATGAAAATCGTATCTTCCAGCTTAAATCAGATTTGACAGAAGAATCAAAGAAAGTTGTGAAATTAGATGATGAATTATCTtctgagaaaaaattaatgagaatgttaaagattgaaattgaaaaagaacatAGAACAATGCAAATTGAACATATCCGGAATTCAgaattaatagattttcttcaaaataaacaaaaaaattctttagatAATGAGGCAAAgcttaaaaatgaattgaactTACTACGACaggaatacaaaaatttagaaatgcaATTGAGTTTGATGAAAGAACATGTACAATCCCAGAAAGCCGATGACTTACCGAAATTAACAGATCTtttggaaaatgaaagaaagaaatatctattattaatggaaaactttgaaaaagaagaaaaaaataatgtagagCTCAAAgatactttgaaaaaattacaaatagagAAGAATCGTATTGAGAAACAACTTGAagtagaggaagaaaaaaaagagaatttaataagtaatttgattttaatagagGGAACCAAAGATCATTTGCAAACTGATCTCAGGCGTACCAAAGAAGAACTAAaagcaaaagaagaagaatgtgAATGGTTACAGAAAAGAATCAAGACCATGTCTGATGCAGAAACTAGAAGACAGGAAAGAAGTACTTCTGAACACAATGATCTTAAAGCTtcaagaagagaaattaataatgctaGAGAAGTAATA ATGGATCTAGAAGCCGATATGAAGCAGTTAAAAAGAGAATTGACAGAATCCCTTGAACGTGAGGTAAAATTAACTGAAACTATGGAAACTcttaaagaaagagaaagtgatctaattaaaaaactgaCTACTGCCaaagatgaagaaaagaaCTTAAAAGATGTGATCACTGAGTTACAGCAAGACATAAAAACATACACGATAAGAGAATTAGAATTAacgaaagaattgaaaaataggtTCTCAAACGAAAATGTTCCTGCTAAATTCTTACAGAAGATTGAa gATCTTACGAATatcaacgaaaaatatttgacagAGAAAACTATTCTTCaggagaaattaatgaaagcaagggaagaaaaagaacaattaaatcaacgaattaaattacttGAAAGTCAAGTGAAACGAAGTAAAGTACCTCAAGATTTAAACACTCGAGAACATAcagaaaaa ttGCAACATTTTTATGGGAAATTTCTGCGAGCAGATAGCAGACGAAAGGCTCTAGCTTATCAGAAAcgctatttattatctattgttGGCGGCTATCAATTGTCTGAAGAAAATACTTTATCTGTACTTGCTCAATTGACTAAAGTGCAACGATCCTATGCAGTAATAGGTCGCAATAAGAAATCGCCAAAAGTACGTTTTAGAAGTGCAGTACTTGTTGTGATTAGTATTTGTAGAATGAAATGGTTGATTGTGAGATGGAACACTGGCAAACGAATAGGcgtaaaaacattattatggAATATAGATCAATCTTTTTTACCAATTCAGAAAACCGCTATGAATCATTCACCTCCTGTTCGAGATAAAAACACTTCAAA CGGAGATGGTGGTTTCGATGGATTTACACTTGAACAGTATTATcaacgtttgaaaaatattcaacagaAATTGGGTTTAGCCATGGCAGAAACTGGAAATCTTCAAATTATTCCAGAATAG